One window of the Vigna radiata var. radiata cultivar VC1973A chromosome 1, Vradiata_ver6, whole genome shotgun sequence genome contains the following:
- the LOC111241420 gene encoding 20S-pre-rRNA D-site endonuclease nob1-like, producing MEQFDFVRNWGFWGKLETQKGFKTLNWKQPPPPPQHNVPVLVETTESSNAIAVAVVDANTIIESGEKLHGLADKFISIPEVMEEIRDPVSRHKLSFLPFSIQTMEPSPKSINKVVKFAKATGDLQTLSDVDIKLIALTYTLEAQIHGTKNLRDAPPPVQTLNVKRFLEKDMPGWGSNVPNLQE from the exons ATGGAACAATTTGACTTTGTGCGAAATTGGGGATTTTGGGGGAAATTGGAAACTCAGAAAGgatttaaaaccctaaattggaAGCAACCACCTCCACCACCGCAGCACAATGTTCCAGTTTTGGTGGAAACCACTGAATCCTCCAATGCCATCGCTGTCGCCGTTGTGGACGCCAACACAATCATCGAATCCGGCGAAAAGCTCCACGGCCTCGCCGACAAGTTCATCTCCATCCCTGAAGTTATGGAGGAAATTCGTGACCCCGTTTCCCGCCACAAACTCTCTTTCCTTCCCTTCTCCATTCAAACCATGGAACCCTCCCCGAAATCCATCAATAAAG TTGTCAAATTTGCTAAGGCTACTGGTGACCTACAAACTCTATCTGATGTTGATATCAAGCTCATAGCTCTGACTTACACGTTGGAGGCTCAAATTCATGGGACCAAAAATCTCAGGGATGCCCCTCCTCCTGTGCAGACATTGAATGTGAAGAGGTTTCTTGAGAAGGACATGCCGGGGTGGGGTTCTAACGTGCCTAATTTGCAAGAGTAG
- the LOC106767458 gene encoding uncharacterized protein LOC106767458 — MDSMEPVYSLDIAFHKEYSKYVPYTLMNSYMPLVWKEHSDRCDFRIFCSVLVQKTVEIRSCLLSLGFPRWCGWGVEKARRDLDAGSFQSDLRLHSFIPRLQKEVQELSAEGGLCCCIGGVGRMFGWVKSRFGGLLLHLEVIQGFCDPNPT; from the exons ATGGATTCTATGGAACCTGTATATTCTTTAGACATTGCCTTTCATAAAGAATATAGTAAATATGTACCTTACACTTTGATGAATTCCTATATGCCATTGGTCTG GAAGGAGCACTCAGATAGATGTGACTTCAGGattttttgttctgttttggTTCAG AAGACAGTGGAGATTCGATCTTGTCTTCTTTCGCTTGGTTTCCCCAGGTGGTGCGGTTGGGGAGTAGAGAAGGCTCGTCGAGACCTCGATGCCGGGTCGTTCCAAAGTGACTTGCGCCTTCATTCCTTCATCCCCAGGTTGCAGAAGGAAGTGCAAGAACTCAGTGCGGAAGGAGGTCTCTGCTGCTGCATAGGTGGAGT TGGTAGAATGTTTGGCTGGGTAAAGTCTCGCTTTGGAGGTCTTCTTCTGCAT CTGGAGGTtattcaaggattttgtgaCCCTAACCCTACATAA